ACTATTTCGGAAAAAGGATCTGGCCATTATTCTTAGTTGCTGGGATAGCTTTGATAGGCGCTTCTCTGTTCATTGCTAACTATATGTTATCCGCAATCATCAGTGTTATAGGCTTTTCCTGTCTTTGGAGCATCCATGAAATTTTTGAGCAGGAAAAACGGGTGAAAAAAGGGTGGTTTCCGGGTAATCCGAACAGAAGGTAAGGGGAAAGCCTGTTCTTCATTTCTGCTTGGCTACAGGTCAAATGTTGCAGAGTCAGAAGACCTGCCTGTTTTATGCCTATGACTCTACGAGCGATAGAGGGTATTGGACCGGGTTTAGGGACATAGTAAAGGAAAAAGCAAAAGCTGGCTGCCGCGAAAATTGTGGCAGTCAGCTTTTTTGCAGGCAGGAACAAAAAATAAAATTCCTCTTGATTTTTATAAAGTTTTTATAATTGGTTTATAAGATATTTAAAATAATGAAGTAAAATTAAAACAAGTAAATTGGTGGATTGATGTTAAGGGTTATTTTAGGTAGAGGGTGATGGATTGAGACCAGATAAAAAGTTTCATAAATTGTATCATGAGGAGTTTCATAAAGGCAGGCAGCACGGGGAATCTCAGAAATTGCGCAGGTCCATAAAGTTTCTGCGCCCGGTCGGCGTCGTTTTGAATTTGCTTCTTTTATACCTGCTCTTTCAATGGATCGGGCTCAAAGCCATTGCTGTATTTTTTGCCTTGATCCTCATTACCCGAGAAATACTCCAGCTCGGTTTTTTCCGGCGCCTGGAGAAGCGGGTCTTTAAACCGATGGAACAATTAAAGCAGGGTTTTGACGAAATCGCCAAAGGAAATTATCAAGTGTCAATTGAGCCGGAAGTCGAAAATGAATTCACGCAGCTGATTTACGCCTTTAATGAAATGGCTTCCAAACTGCAGGCAAGCGAAAGAAGCAATCAGGAGTATGAGAAAAACCGAAAGACTCTGGTGGCCAACATCTCCCATGATCTAAAAACGCCGATTACCTCGATCCAGGGCTATCTGGAAGTAATTCTTGAGGGGTGCGTCAGCGAACCGGAGAAAATAAAGCGTTACCTGGAGACGATTTACAGCAATACTGCGTATATGAATAAGCTGATTGATGATCTGTTTTTGTTTTCCAAGCTGGATATGGACAAAGTGGAGATGAATTATGAAGTCCTGAGTATAGGCGCCTACCTGGACGATTTAGCTACCGAGTTAAAGTTTGAGTTTGAAGAAAGACAATTCAAATTTTCCTATCAGAAAAGAACGGATCGGGATTATACGGTCAATATTGATGGGAAGCGGGTGTATCAAGGGATCCGCAATATCATCGATAATGCCATGAAATATGGGCCGGAGCAGGATTTAAAGGTGACAATGGAGTTATATGCTCAGAAAGATGATATCTGTATCGACATTGCCGACAATGGTCCGGGGATTTCGGAAGAGCAGCTGCCCCATATTTTTAACCGCTTTTACCGGATTGACACGGAGCGCTCCAAAGATTTCGTAAGTACAGGGCTGGGTTTGGCCATAGCTAAGGAGCTGATTGAAGCTCAGAGGGGCACAATCTCAGTTGCCAGTACAGGTGAGGCCGGCTCCTGCTTTACCATAAAGCTGCCTATTATTAAATCATCTTAATACACATCGTTCTGCTCGAAATAATATAGCTCAATCGTAACAATAGGATGGGAGGGCCTATGGTAATGAAAAATATTCTGATCATTGAAGATGATGTCAATATTGCCGAACTGGAACGAGATTATCTGCAGCTTAACGGCTATAAAGTGGATATCGTCTTGGATGGAGCAACAGGGCTGAAGAAAGCTGTCTCCGGGACTTATGATATTCTGATCGTCGATTTAATGCTGCCCCAGTTGGATGGTTTTGAGATCATTAAAGAAGTCCGCAAGAAGTTGGAGATTCCCATTATAGTCCTGTCGGCCCGCAGTGAAGATATTGATAAAATCAGGGGACTGGATTACGGTGCCGACGATTATTTGACGAAACCTTTCAGCCCCGCGGAACTGATGGCCCGCATCAGATCCCATTTGAAACGATACGAACGTCTGACAGGTAAACACCAAAGCTCAGAAGTGATCAATCACCGTGGACTGGAAATCAATACCGCTTCCCATAAAGTCTATGTCAATGGCAAAGAAGTTCAATTCACCGCCAAGGAATATGAACTCCTGCTCTTCTTTGCTTCCAACCCGAATATACTTTTCAGCAAGGAGCGCATCTTTGATCTGCTTTGGGGCGCGGAGTCCTACGGGGATCTGGCAACCGTCCCGGTTCATATTCAAAAGATCAGGAAGAAAATCGAAAGAGACCCGGCTAACCCGGAATATATAGAGACCATCTGGGGAACCGGTTACCGGTTTAATCCATAAAATTTAATTTAGGAGTGTTGATTTATGAGTGTAAACATCAATCTGAATCGGTGTGATGGCTGCGGATTATGTGTCAGTAAATGTCCGGCTAAAGTATTGGAATTACAAGAAGTTAAGCAGGCAGATTATAATCAGCTTAATATGATTGGAAAATTAAAGATCAAAGTCAAGGGTAATTCGAGAGCCTATGTCAGCAATGAATCCGCCTGTATAGCTTGTAAAATGTGTCAAAATAACTGCCATGAGAGGGCGATTAAAGTCGGTTGATGGGTTAATGACATTCGAAATTCCCAAACGTTTGGGAATTTCAGATGAAAGGTTATAGTGGAATGGGGGGCTAAAATAGGATATGAATCCGATTTTGCAACTGCATTAGATAGCCTCAAGGGCATTGCTCATTTTGAGTGATGCTCTTTGTTGTAGGCAAAATATTCTGTTGACTTACAGTGGTACTTGATATAATGTTGATTATAAGGAAAAACTGAATATCAGGCGGAATAGGGTTGCTTAAATGCATTAATAGGGAACTCCGGTGCGAAGCCGGGACAGCCCCGCTACTGTAAGAAGGACGAGCCCCTTAGAGGATCCACTGGTGAAAACCGGGAAGGTAAGGGATGAGGATGAGTTCAAGTCAGGATACCTGCCCCATTCCAGAAACACAAGTTTTCGGGGGAGAATAAGTGTGGTGAATTTAAGGGTAGGATGATCGCTCATCTTTACCTTATTACATGATGTCTGCCAGAGCCGAATACACCGGCTCTTTTTTTTATTATCGGAGTATATGTTGGAAAGTAGAGTATATATTGGAAGGTGATGGGATGCGCTATTATTGTTTGGAAATTGATGAAGGAGAAAAAGAGCCCTACGCCTATGGGGTAAGTGTAACCGAATGGCCAAGAAAAGAAATCCATTGTCCCCTATGCCAAAGAGAATGGAAAAAAAGCACAATGCATGATTTGGGAACCGATACACCTATTGCTTTATCTAACGATAATTATCCTGATTTTCTCTGGTTTTATATCAATCATATCTCCGGGAAGGCCAAGGACGTCCTGGAAAGAGAAAAGATTACGGGGTACAGCTTAGAGAAAGCCCATGTACTATCCATCCGTGATTTATCGGATCTGCAGCTAACGGAGCTCAGGCGCCAGGGCATCAGAGTCCATAAGATATCCAAAGAGCCGCCGGCCTATTACAAGCTTCATGTCGCTGTCAGCGCCGAATTTTATAAAAAATCAAATGTTATTCTGCTCAATCGTTGTCCGGAATGCGGCTATGAAACCTATAGTGCCGAGAGCAAGGAGCGGATTGAAGCGCGGGATTACCTTTATTTAAGAGAAGAATCCCTCAAGGGAGTGGATCTGTTCAGGGCCAAGGGCTACGGAGTTACTGTGTATTGCTCTGAACGATTTGTTGAAGTCTATAAAAGACACGAGCTGACAGGGCTGACCTTTACCGAGATGGAAGTGCTTTGAGATCAGGCACTTCTTTTTTTGTGTGAAAACATAACTCCATATAACCTAATTTCATAACTGGATATAACCTAATTTAATGTAAAATAAAATCAGGATATTTATTTTTGTGTTGATTTATGTTATGTTATGTTCATGAACAAACAATGAAATTGAATAGTTTTCCGAGCTCCTTTGTCTAAAAGACTATCTCATGACGGAGGAGCCTGAGCAAACCGCTCACGGGGTCAGTCAGGAAACCAGCTGGCCTTCACTGATGAAAAGGAAGCAGAAAATACAGGATTGACAGATCGGGTGCTGGCTTTTGCTGTTTTCATCATCGGGCGGTTTTGCTTTGGAAAGGCAGGCCGCTTTTTCTGTTGGTATTGTTTTTATAAGGAGAAACACCATGGCAAACAATCAGCATGATCACATCAGCTGCCCCTCCTCATCCTGTATCGGTTGTGCCACACGCTGTCATCGGCAGCAGAATGATCCGTTCTCCCGGGATGAGGCCTTGGCGATCCTTTTCGACCAGGCCAAATTTGAACTGGCCAAGGAATTCGTACCACTGAATGAAGCCTTGGGCCGGGTGACTTCGGAACCGACCTATGCAGCCTTTTCGGTGCCTTCGGCAGATACCGCTCAGCATGACGGAATTATGGTGAACTGGGAACAGGCTAAAAAGCTGCTTGAGAGCGGCAGCCGGGTGCTGGCTGAACATGAATTTTGTCTCCGGGCGATGGGTGCGGTGATCGAACCGCCTTTTGATACAGTGATCCCTTTGGAACAGGTAAAGCATTGGACAGATGGAAGAGTGGAAATCAAGGCGTTGCCCGCACCGGGGCAGGGAATCAAGCGGGCAGGCAGTAGCATCCGGGAGGGTGAGCGGCTTGTTCCGGCCAATTACCGCCTGAACCCGGCGAATCTCTCGATCCTGCGTTTTGCCGGAGTGGAAACGGTAACCGTATGGAAAAAGCCCAAAGCCGCCATCATTCCGGTGGGGGACGACCTGGTGGCACCCGGCCGCCGGCCCGGCCCCGGACAGGTGGTGGAGTCGGACAGCATTCTCTTGGCAGGGATCCTTCGGGAATGCGGCGGGGAGGCCTGGACAGAACCGGTGGCAGGGGATGGGGAAGATCTGATCTGCCAGGCTATTCTGCAGGTTATCTCCCGTTGTGATGTGCTGATCCTGATCGGGGGCTTGGGCCGCAGCGGAGCCCGGTATGGAGATTATACTGTCCAGGCTGTTGAAAAGCTGGGCAGAGTGCTGGTCCAGGGCATGGGATTCAACCCTGGTGGGAAAGCCATGCTGCTGGGAGAAATTCAGGGAAAATGTGTCGTGGGAATTCCCGCGCCTCCTCATGCGGCTCTGACTCAGGCTGAGCAGTACCTGCCCGCGATTATGGAACGCTTTCTGGGTTGTCCGTGTTATGAGCGGCCGGAGATCAAAGCCCGGCTGTATGAGGATTACCAAAGTGGAATCCGCTCCGGCCGTCATGCTCATGTAGGTCTCAGTTGGACCGGAGAGGAGTATGAGATTGTTCCTATCCGGATGGGAGACACAGTGGACTGTTTTGTCAATGCCACGGGGATTTTGATGGAGGAAGCTGAGGACCGTTTGCTAAAAAAGGGGGAACCAGCTACAGTACGGCTGCTTTGCGGCGAAAAGACGCTCAGGCAGCGCAGTCAAACTGGGCAGGACAATCCCACCGGGTAAGGAGTGCATAAACCATGATTAGAGCAGCTATTTACGGTAAGGGAGGGATTGGCAAATCCACCACCACCTCCAATTTGGCGGTGGCCTTGAGCGAGATGGGCTATAAAGTGATGCAGATCGGCTGCGATCCCAAGGCGGATTCCACGCGGATGCTGACCGGGGGCCGGGCCATTCCCACCGTATTGGAGCTGGTGCGCAGCAGACGGGATGACCTGCAGGTGAGCGACTTTGTACAGGAGGGCTATAACGGGGTACTTTGTGTGGAAGCAGGCGGTCCCATGCCCGGCATCGGCTGTGCGGGACGGGGAATTATCACCGCTTTTGATACCTTGGCGGAAATGAAAGCTTATGAAGTCTACCAGCCGGATATCGTGCTTTACGATGTGTTGGGGGATGTGGTCTGCGGCGGCTTCGCCATGCCTCTGCGGGGCGAATATACGGATGTGGTCTTTATCGTTACCTCGGGAGAGATGATGTCTATGTATGCAGCTTCCAATATCGCCGCAGCTTTGGCCAATTTCCGCAGCCGGGACTATGCCCGTTACGGAGGGCTGATCCTGAACCGGCGCAATGTGGACAAGGAGCTGGAGTTGGTGCAGCAGCTGGCGGCGGAAACCCAGGGCGAGCTTATTGCCGTTATTCCCCGGGCGGCCGAGATCCAGAAGGGGGAAGAGCAGGGCAAGACGGTTATGGAGATTTTTCCGGAAACGGAGATTGCCCAAGGCTACCGCACTCTGGCCCGGCGCTTCCTTGAGGTGTGCGGACATGAGTAAAAGGGTTCAAAATAATCTTCTTTATTATATTCCCAACCGGAGCAGGTCAAAAACGATTCTGCGCATCCCGGAAAGCCACAGTCTCCATATCTGCCCCACGGCCTGCGGCCGCCGCAACGCTATCCGCGCTTTGCAAAACGGGGAAAAGGAGTTTCTCTCCTTTCTATATATTGGGGAAGAGGATGCGGTTTCCGGACAATATGTGGAGAATATCGGCGATGCGGTGGAGGAGCTCCTGGAAGTGCTGGAGCCGGTGCCCAAGGCCTTTGTGCTGTACTTCAACTGTATCGACGATTTTCTGGGTACTGATGAAAAAGCTCTTTTGCGGGAGCTGAAAAGCCGTTTTCCCGGGCTTTATTTCACAGTTTGCCATATCAATCCCGTGGTGGCTGATGAAAAAATATCCCAGGGCATGCGCAAGCATAACCAGATGTATGGGCTGCTGGAGTATACGGAGCAAAAGGAAAATAGCCTCAATTTCATCGGCAATTATGTTTCCCTCGACCCGGAGAGCGAGTTGTTTACTGTCCTGAAGGAGTGGGGGATTGACACGATACGGGAGCTTTTCACCTGTGAGACCTTTGCGGACTATCAGAAGATGGCCTCCAGCCGGTTAAACCTGGTCCTGATGCCGATGGGTCAGGTTGCCGCTCAGAACATGGCGGCAAAGCTGGGCATTCCTTATTATGACAACCCGGTTTCCTATGATATAAAGGAAGTTTTGCAGCATTATCAAGATCTCGCCGACCTGTTGGGCAAGCCCTGCCCGGATTTTGGCGGGGAGATCCGGCAGACCCTGCTGGACATCATAGTCGCCAGAGAAATGGTGGGGGATATTCCGATTGTTGTGGATTCTTCCGCCTCTATGCGGCCCTTTGCCTTGGCCAAGGCTCTTCTGGGCTACGGCTTTCAAGTGAAGGCGGTCTTTGCCCCCCATTCTCCCCGGGAGGATGCTGAGGAGCGGCAATGGCTGGCCGATCATCACCCTCAGGTCAACGTTATCAACCGGGAGGGTGTCAAAGCCGTTGCCGGTTATGGCCTGGACAAGGAATGCATGGCAATTGGCTATGACTGCGCTTTTTTGCTGAAGGCCAGGTATTTTGTGAATATGTTCAATGACGAATCCCATTATGGGTTCCACGGTATTCGCAAGCTGATGGGGCTGATGGGCAAAGCTGCCGCCAGGTCAGCGGACTGGGAACACCTGAATGAGAAAAAGGATGAGGGGAAGTGAGCATCATGGAACGGCTAGCTGTCTATCTCCCGCCTTTTGCCAGCGATTACTCCGGAGTCTGCTCTGCGCTGTATGAATTGAACTGTCTGATCATTATCGATGATGCCTCATGCTGTACCCGCAATTATGTCACCTATGACGAACCCCGCTGGACGGAAAGCACGCGCAGCACCTTTGGTTCCAATCTAAGAACCATTGAAGCAGTGCTGGGGGATGAAGAACGGCTGATCAGCCAAACGATTGAAGCGGCAGAGAAGCTCAAGCCGGAATTCATTGCTCTTCTGGGCAGCCCTGTGCCGGCGATCATCGGCAGGGATATGAAGGGTATCGCCCGGGAGATTGAGGCGCGCAGCGGTTTTGCGGCCTTAGGATTTGATACGACTGGATTTTCTTATTACAACAAAGGAATTTCGGCCGCCCACCTGCGGCTGCTCCAGCGATTCGCTGTCCCCGGAATCCCAACGGCTGCCGGACAGGTGAATATTTTAGGCCTGACTCCCCTGGATTTCTCGGCCAATGATAACAGCAAAGACTTAATTCGCCTGCTGGAGGATAATGGCTTCCAGGTCGGCGGGAGTTTCTGGATGGGGACGGAACTGGATCAGCTGCGGCGGGCCCCCGCCGCGGAGGTCAATCTGGTAGTATCCCAGTCCGGTTGGGCGGCCGCCCAATACCTCTATAAAAATTACGGTATTCCCTATGTGGCGGCGGCTCCTTTAGGGATAAGGCACAGCAGGATTGTGCTGGAGGCTTTAGGGCAGACCATGGCGGATAAACAAAATCGTCTGCTCAAGGGCACCCCAGCCGCCGAGGGCGGAGCCTGGCCGGCGGCAGAAGGAACAGGGGCTTTGCTGATTATCGGCGATCAGGTGATGGCCAATTCTTTGCGGGCCGCTCTCCGGCAAGCCGGTTGCCGGCAGGAGATCACCGTGGCCAGCTTCTTTGACCTGGAACCGGAATTGGCTTTACCCGGCGATTTGCTGCTGAAAAGCGAAAAGCAGCTGATTAAGCTTTTGCGCAGCGGCGTTTATACAAGGCTTATCGCCGATCCGCTGATTCTCAGTATTCCTGCCGCAGCCGGGCTTAAGGGCCATAGCCTCCCGCACCCGGCCATATCCAGCCTGCTGCACTGGCAGGATGTGCCTCTTTTCCTCGGCGGAGAATTTGAAAAGCTCATTTTGAGCTGGAGTGACGGCAATTAAAGAATAATTTAACAAAGCAAAGGAGAAACAACATGAGTGAAGATACGAATTCGTTTATCACCAGAGCGGATGCTTTGGAGCTGCTCACCAGCTCCTGGAATCCGGAACAGGAAAGGGAATGGGTCTCCTTAAAAGATGCTTTAGGGCGGGTTACGGCAAAACCCCTCTACTCTCAAAATACCATGCCCGTTTACCGCATCTCCCAGTTGGATGGCATTGCGGTCCGCTCCAGTGATTTTATTAATGGCGTCCCCGATACCTCGGACTGGGTGAAAGGTGTGGACTATGTTCAGGCCGATACCGGAGATGATTTCCCCGATGAGTTTGATACGGTTATTCCCGTCGAGGATACTCATTACGACAGCGACGGCCGGCTTGGTTTGGCCAAGGGTCTTACTCTGAAAGCAGGAGACTGTGTAGGAGCGGCAGGAACAGCAGTGCGGCAGGGTGATCTGATCGTCGACGCTCAGGTCAGGCTGACTCCTTTGCACCTCAGCATGCTGGCTCTG
This genomic stretch from Desulfitobacterium chlororespirans DSM 11544 harbors:
- a CDS encoding nitrogenase component 1, encoding MSKRVQNNLLYYIPNRSRSKTILRIPESHSLHICPTACGRRNAIRALQNGEKEFLSFLYIGEEDAVSGQYVENIGDAVEELLEVLEPVPKAFVLYFNCIDDFLGTDEKALLRELKSRFPGLYFTVCHINPVVADEKISQGMRKHNQMYGLLEYTEQKENSLNFIGNYVSLDPESELFTVLKEWGIDTIRELFTCETFADYQKMASSRLNLVLMPMGQVAAQNMAAKLGIPYYDNPVSYDIKEVLQHYQDLADLLGKPCPDFGGEIRQTLLDIIVAREMVGDIPIVVDSSASMRPFALAKALLGYGFQVKAVFAPHSPREDAEERQWLADHHPQVNVINREGVKAVAGYGLDKECMAIGYDCAFLLKARYFVNMFNDESHYGFHGIRKLMGLMGKAAARSADWEHLNEKKDEGK
- a CDS encoding DUF4491 family protein, whose product is MSFQGAIIGAMAFIIIGVFHPIVIKGEYYFGKRIWPLFLVAGIALIGASLFIANYMLSAIISVIGFSCLWSIHEIFEQEKRVKKGWFPGNPNRR
- a CDS encoding double-CXXCG motif protein → MRYYCLEIDEGEKEPYAYGVSVTEWPRKEIHCPLCQREWKKSTMHDLGTDTPIALSNDNYPDFLWFYINHISGKAKDVLEREKITGYSLEKAHVLSIRDLSDLQLTELRRQGIRVHKISKEPPAYYKLHVAVSAEFYKKSNVILLNRCPECGYETYSAESKERIEARDYLYLREESLKGVDLFRAKGYGVTVYCSERFVEVYKRHELTGLTFTEMEVL
- a CDS encoding 4Fe-4S dicluster domain-containing protein; the encoded protein is MSVNINLNRCDGCGLCVSKCPAKVLELQEVKQADYNQLNMIGKLKIKVKGNSRAYVSNESACIACKMCQNNCHERAIKVG
- a CDS encoding sensor histidine kinase; this encodes MRPDKKFHKLYHEEFHKGRQHGESQKLRRSIKFLRPVGVVLNLLLLYLLFQWIGLKAIAVFFALILITREILQLGFFRRLEKRVFKPMEQLKQGFDEIAKGNYQVSIEPEVENEFTQLIYAFNEMASKLQASERSNQEYEKNRKTLVANISHDLKTPITSIQGYLEVILEGCVSEPEKIKRYLETIYSNTAYMNKLIDDLFLFSKLDMDKVEMNYEVLSIGAYLDDLATELKFEFEERQFKFSYQKRTDRDYTVNIDGKRVYQGIRNIIDNAMKYGPEQDLKVTMELYAQKDDICIDIADNGPGISEEQLPHIFNRFYRIDTERSKDFVSTGLGLAIAKELIEAQRGTISVASTGEAGSCFTIKLPIIKSS
- a CDS encoding molybdopterin molybdotransferase MoeA, translated to MANNQHDHISCPSSSCIGCATRCHRQQNDPFSRDEALAILFDQAKFELAKEFVPLNEALGRVTSEPTYAAFSVPSADTAQHDGIMVNWEQAKKLLESGSRVLAEHEFCLRAMGAVIEPPFDTVIPLEQVKHWTDGRVEIKALPAPGQGIKRAGSSIREGERLVPANYRLNPANLSILRFAGVETVTVWKKPKAAIIPVGDDLVAPGRRPGPGQVVESDSILLAGILRECGGEAWTEPVAGDGEDLICQAILQVISRCDVLILIGGLGRSGARYGDYTVQAVEKLGRVLVQGMGFNPGGKAMLLGEIQGKCVVGIPAPPHAALTQAEQYLPAIMERFLGCPCYERPEIKARLYEDYQSGIRSGRHAHVGLSWTGEEYEIVPIRMGDTVDCFVNATGILMEEAEDRLLKKGEPATVRLLCGEKTLRQRSQTGQDNPTG
- a CDS encoding nitrogenase component 1, with the translated sequence MERLAVYLPPFASDYSGVCSALYELNCLIIIDDASCCTRNYVTYDEPRWTESTRSTFGSNLRTIEAVLGDEERLISQTIEAAEKLKPEFIALLGSPVPAIIGRDMKGIAREIEARSGFAALGFDTTGFSYYNKGISAAHLRLLQRFAVPGIPTAAGQVNILGLTPLDFSANDNSKDLIRLLEDNGFQVGGSFWMGTELDQLRRAPAAEVNLVVSQSGWAAAQYLYKNYGIPYVAAAPLGIRHSRIVLEALGQTMADKQNRLLKGTPAAEGGAWPAAEGTGALLIIGDQVMANSLRAALRQAGCRQEITVASFFDLEPELALPGDLLLKSEKQLIKLLRSGVYTRLIADPLILSIPAAAGLKGHSLPHPAISSLLHWQDVPLFLGGEFEKLILSWSDGN
- a CDS encoding P-loop NTPase — protein: MIRAAIYGKGGIGKSTTTSNLAVALSEMGYKVMQIGCDPKADSTRMLTGGRAIPTVLELVRSRRDDLQVSDFVQEGYNGVLCVEAGGPMPGIGCAGRGIITAFDTLAEMKAYEVYQPDIVLYDVLGDVVCGGFAMPLRGEYTDVVFIVTSGEMMSMYAASNIAAALANFRSRDYARYGGLILNRRNVDKELELVQQLAAETQGELIAVIPRAAEIQKGEEQGKTVMEIFPETEIAQGYRTLARRFLEVCGHE
- a CDS encoding response regulator transcription factor translates to MKNILIIEDDVNIAELERDYLQLNGYKVDIVLDGATGLKKAVSGTYDILIVDLMLPQLDGFEIIKEVRKKLEIPIIVLSARSEDIDKIRGLDYGADDYLTKPFSPAELMARIRSHLKRYERLTGKHQSSEVINHRGLEINTASHKVYVNGKEVQFTAKEYELLLFFASNPNILFSKERIFDLLWGAESYGDLATVPVHIQKIRKKIERDPANPEYIETIWGTGYRFNP